From the genome of Spinacia oleracea cultivar Varoflay chromosome 2, BTI_SOV_V1, whole genome shotgun sequence, one region includes:
- the LOC110786635 gene encoding uncharacterized protein, which yields MDTLSSSIPNLQVPKPFNPNHHLKPPLLPHHHHQRHPSSTTKTTATSSISTLPQKDNFTPIISSYNPQRTPSPSKTSTLSSLKVTPPRASIHRRAASGYAAALLNISQNNGTVLRVEKDVRRLLMAVFRNNNGKVSEFMRDEWVEEREKGEVVIELLERGKFEGHLVGLVKMLVNKGQSVELVKEVLEEFIRVFHQLIGGSVAHAPTPTTRLFMS from the coding sequence ATGGATACCTTATCAAGCTCCATCCCAAACTTGCAAGTCCCTAAACCATTCAATCCCAATCACCACCTAAAACCCCCTCTTCtcccccaccaccaccaccaacgccACCCATCCTCCACCACAAAGACCACCGCCACATCATCAATCTCCACACTCCCACAAAAAGACAACTTTACCCCTATCATCTCCTCTTACAATCCCCAAAGGACCCCTTCCCCTTCCAAGACCTCTACCTTATCATCACTGAAAGTAACACCCCCACGCGCCTCCATCCACCGCCGTGCAGCAAGTGGATACGCCGCTGCGCTTTTGAACATATCTCAGAACAACGGCACCGTTTTAAGGGTTGAAAAGGACGTGAGGAGGCTGTTAATGGCGGTGTTTCGGAACAACAATGGGAAAGTGAGTGAATTTATGAGGGATGAGTGGGTAGAGGAGAGGGAAAAGGGAGAGGTGGTGATAGAATTATTGGAAAGGGGGAAatttgaggggcatttggttggattaGTGAAGATGTTGGTTAATAAAGGCCAAAGTGTTGAGTTGGTAAAAGAAGTTCTTGAAGAGTTTATAAGGGTTTTTCATCAACTTATTGGTGGTAGTGTTGCTCATGCTCCAACTCCAACTACTAGGTTGTTTATGTCTTAA
- the LOC110786644 gene encoding ras-related protein RABA3 — translation MNKEMNGYEEEAVKEMRIDYVYKVVVIGDSAVGKSQLLARFSKNEFSFDSKSTIGVEFQTRTITIKSKLIKAQIWDTAGQERYRAVTSAYYRGALGAVVVYDITKRQTFDHVARWVDELRAHADSSIVIMLIGNKADLADKRAVPTEDAVEFAQDQGLFFSEASALSGDNVETAFFRVLEEIYSNVTSKKALDCDSPRGNKLNGHGSASLQGSKIDIISGSDLEISEMKKLPSCSC, via the exons ATGAATAAGGAGATGAATGGGTATGAAGAAGAAGCAGTGAAGGAGATGAGAATAGATTATGTGTATAAAGTAGTTGTGATTGGTGATTCTGCTGTTGGTAAATCTCAATTACTTGCAAGATTTTCAAAGAATGAATTCTCTTTTGATTCAAAGTCTACTATTGGTGTTGAATTTCAAACAAGAACTATTACTATTAAATCCAAACTTATCAAGGCTCAGATCTGGGATACTGCTGGCCAAGAAAG GTACAGAGCAGTAACAAGTGCATACTACAGAGGAGCACTAGGGGCAGTAGTAGTATACGACATAACAAAAAGGCAAACATTTGATCATGTAGCAAGATGGGTAGACGAGCTTCGGGCCCACGCCGATAGCTCGATCGTGATCATGCTAATCGGAAACAAGGCGGATCTAGCGGATAAAAGGGCGGTCCCTACAGAAGACGCGGTGGAATTTGCACAGGATCAGGGCTTATTCTTCTCAGAGGCATCAGCATTGAGTGGTGACAATGTGGAGACTGCATTTTTCAGGGTGCTTGAGGAGATTTATAGTAATGTGACTTCAAAGAAGGCCTTAGACTGTGATTCTCCTAGAGGGAATAAATTGAATGGACACGGTTCGGCTTCGTTACAGGGCTCGAAAATCGATATTATATCTGGGTCGGATCTTGAAATTAGTGAGATGAAGAAGTTGCCTTCTTGTTCTTGCTAA